Sequence from the Mycobacterium florentinum genome:
CGCGAGGACGTCATCGACCGGCTCGACGCGGTGCTCGACGAGTCGACGCGACTGGTCCGTGACTACCCGTATCTGACCGGGTTCTTGCGGGCGCTGCGCGCCGCGGGCACGGCGGAATCCCCGGGATCCAAGGCGTTGCACGACGTCGTCTTCGAGATCATCGACGATGCCCGGCAACGCGGGACGCTGTCGGGCGAGACCGATACCCGGTCGGCGGTCGAAGCAATCTGCGCGCTGGCCCGGGGGCTGTCGGAGCAGGCGGACAGCCTCCCCGCGCAGACCTATCAAGCCGCGCTGGGTTCAGCCAAGAGCCTGATACG
This genomic interval carries:
- a CDS encoding TetR/AcrR family transcriptional regulator, with the protein product MNQLGRPVGADSEETRRRIITAAMRCVAEVGYSQASIREIARAADMTSGSLYHYFPNKSELLHATGKEIEEIVLPRLRSAAGQREDVIDRLDAVLDESTRLVRDYPYLTGFLRALRAAGTAESPGSKALHDVVFEIIDDARQRGTLSGETDTRSAVEAICALARGLSEQADSLPAQTYQAALGSAKSLIRGTLFTQRVAERP